A window of Candidatus Pantoea floridensis contains these coding sequences:
- the artJ gene encoding arginine ABC transporter substrate-binding protein encodes MKKVVLAALLAGLSLSASAAQTLRFATEASYPPFEFVDSDNKIQGFDVDLANALCKEMDATCTFTNQAFDSLIPSLKFRRFDAVMAGMDITPDREKQVLFSKPYYDNSAIFIAQKGKVADVAALKGKRVGVQNGTTHQKYLSDKHSDITVVPYDSYQNAVLDLKNGRIDAVFGDTAVVNEWLKQNTNLAPLGEKVTDKEYFGTGLGIAVRQGNTELQGKFNAALEKIKADGTYKTIYSKWFQQ; translated from the coding sequence ATGAAAAAAGTTGTACTTGCTGCATTACTTGCTGGTCTGAGCCTGAGCGCTTCTGCTGCGCAGACGCTGCGTTTCGCTACTGAGGCTTCTTATCCTCCCTTTGAGTTTGTCGATTCCGATAACAAAATTCAGGGCTTTGACGTCGATCTGGCGAACGCGCTATGTAAAGAGATGGATGCCACTTGCACCTTCACTAACCAGGCCTTCGACAGCCTGATTCCGAGCCTGAAATTCCGTCGTTTTGACGCGGTGATGGCCGGAATGGACATCACGCCAGACCGCGAAAAACAAGTGCTGTTCTCCAAGCCTTACTACGATAACTCTGCCATCTTCATCGCGCAGAAAGGCAAAGTGGCAGACGTAGCCGCGCTGAAAGGCAAACGTGTTGGCGTGCAGAATGGCACCACGCATCAGAAATACCTGTCTGACAAGCACAGCGACATCACCGTCGTTCCTTACGACAGCTACCAGAATGCGGTGCTGGACCTGAAAAATGGCCGTATCGATGCCGTCTTCGGTGATACTGCCGTCGTGAATGAGTGGCTAAAACAGAACACCAATCTTGCACCGCTGGGTGAGAAAGTCACCGACAAAGAGTACTTCGGCACCGGCCTGGGCATTGCCGTGCGTCAGGGCAACACGGAGCTGCAGGGCAAGTTCAACGCCGCGCTTGAGAAGATCAAAGCGGACGGCACTTACAAAACCATCTACAGCAAATGGTTCCAGCAGTAA
- a CDS encoding YbjO family protein, translating to MSETLKNGSMINTTPVPVMVAGCAIIITRCLSVLMLANELGFDELANFVHRSAQAWDSTLIFIASQLIFLFELRCAFTLMRGSNRGRWGYVATQIVVLIYMLMASVGWIYPEIFSIPGESNAQIIHHTLLQKLPEVLVLLLLFVPASSRAFFRNR from the coding sequence ATGTCGGAAACCCTGAAAAACGGTTCAATGATTAACACTACGCCGGTGCCAGTGATGGTTGCGGGCTGCGCCATCATCATTACCCGCTGCCTCAGCGTGTTGATGCTGGCTAACGAACTGGGTTTCGACGAACTCGCCAACTTTGTGCATCGAAGCGCGCAAGCCTGGGATTCCACGCTGATTTTTATCGCCAGCCAGCTGATTTTCCTGTTTGAACTGCGCTGTGCCTTTACGCTGATGCGCGGCAGCAACCGCGGACGCTGGGGCTATGTTGCCACGCAAATCGTTGTGCTGATCTATATGTTGATGGCCTCCGTGGGGTGGATCTACCCGGAGATTTTTAGCATTCCCGGCGAAAGCAATGCGCAGATTATTCATCACACCCTGCTGCAAAAGCTGCCGGAGGTGCTGGTTCTGCTGCTGCTGTTTGTGCCTGCCAGCAGCCGCGCTTTTTTCCGAAACCGGTGA
- the potI gene encoding putrescine ABC transporter permease PotI: protein MSQLPTIRSPWRSVILVLCFMFLYAPMLLLVVYSFNSSQLVTVWESFSFHWYNVLFQDQAMLDAVGLSLTIAALSATMAVVLGTMAAVVIVRFGRFRGHNGFAFMLTAPLVMPDVITGLSLLLLFVAMGNTLGWPSDRGMLTIWLAHVTFCTAYVAVVINSRLRELDRSIEEAAMDLGATPVKVFFVITVPMIAPAIVTGWLLAFTLSLDDLVIASFVTGPGATTLPMAIFATVRRGVNPEINALASLILFVVGLVGFIAWRFMAHEEKQRLRDIQKAKRG, encoded by the coding sequence ATGAGCCAGTTACCGACCATTCGCTCTCCGTGGCGCAGCGTGATTCTGGTGCTGTGCTTTATGTTCCTGTATGCGCCGATGCTGCTGTTGGTGGTGTACTCCTTCAACAGTTCGCAGCTGGTGACGGTGTGGGAGAGCTTCTCATTCCACTGGTACAACGTGCTGTTCCAGGATCAGGCGATGCTCGATGCGGTGGGGCTTAGCCTGACTATCGCCGCGCTTTCGGCCACCATGGCGGTGGTGCTTGGTACTATGGCGGCGGTGGTGATCGTGCGCTTTGGCCGCTTCCGCGGGCATAACGGCTTTGCTTTTATGCTGACGGCACCGCTGGTGATGCCGGACGTGATCACCGGCTTGTCACTGCTGCTGCTGTTTGTGGCGATGGGCAATACGCTGGGCTGGCCGAGCGATCGCGGCATGCTCACTATCTGGCTGGCGCACGTGACCTTCTGTACCGCTTACGTGGCGGTGGTGATCAACTCGCGTCTGCGTGAACTGGATCGCTCGATCGAAGAAGCCGCAATGGATCTTGGCGCCACGCCGGTGAAAGTGTTCTTCGTGATCACTGTGCCGATGATCGCACCCGCGATTGTTACCGGCTGGCTGCTGGCGTTTACCCTGTCGCTCGACGATTTGGTGATCGCCAGCTTTGTCACCGGCCCAGGCGCTACCACGTTACCGATGGCGATCTTCGCCACCGTACGTCGTGGTGTGAATCCGGAAATCAACGCCTTAGCTTCGCTGATTCTGTTTGTCGTCGGTTTAGTCGGTTTTATCGCCTGGCGCTTTATGGCGCACGAAGAAAAGCAGCGATTACGCGATATTCAGAAAGCAAAACGTGGCTGA
- the poxB gene encoding ubiquinone-dependent pyruvate dehydrogenase yields the protein MKQTVASLLAKTLESAGVKRIWGVTGDSLNGLSDSLNRMGTIEWMPTRHEEVAAFAAGAEAQISGELAVCAGSCGPGNLHLINGLFDCHRNHVPVLAIAAHIPSSEIGSGYFQETHPQELFRECSHYCELVSNPEQLPQVLGIAMRKAILNRGVSVIVIPGDVALQPAPESARSEWYPPQLPHVVPSASEVARLAETLNAAENITLLCGSGCAGAHAEVVKLAETLKAPVVHAMRGKEHIEYDNPYDVGMTGLIGFSSGFHAMMNADTLVLLGTQFPYRAFYPADAKIIQIDINPGSLGSHSHVDMALVGDIKTTLHALQPQLTSKTDRQHLDKALEHYVDARKGLDELATANDKLPIHPQYLAQQISEYADDDAIFTCDVGTPTVWAARYLKMNGKRRLIGSFNHGSMANAMPQALGAQALNKQRQVVALCGDGGFSMLMGDFISVAQLKLPVKLVIFNNSVLGFVAMEMKAGGYLTDGTDLENPDFAAIAAACGIKGIRVEKASELNGALQEAFAHDGPVLIDAITAKEELSMPPQIKAEQAKGFSLYMMRAILNGRGDEIVELAKTNWLR from the coding sequence ATGAAGCAAACTGTGGCCTCACTGCTGGCGAAAACACTCGAAAGCGCTGGCGTAAAACGCATCTGGGGCGTCACCGGTGACTCGCTCAACGGGCTAAGCGATAGCCTGAATCGTATGGGAACCATCGAATGGATGCCCACACGCCATGAAGAAGTAGCCGCCTTTGCGGCCGGCGCTGAAGCGCAAATCAGCGGTGAACTGGCGGTGTGCGCCGGTTCCTGTGGTCCGGGCAACCTGCATTTAATTAATGGTTTGTTTGATTGTCACCGCAACCACGTCCCGGTGCTGGCGATCGCCGCGCATATTCCCTCCAGCGAAATTGGTAGCGGCTACTTCCAGGAAACCCATCCGCAAGAGCTGTTCCGCGAGTGTAGTCATTACTGTGAACTGGTCTCCAATCCAGAGCAGCTGCCGCAGGTGCTGGGTATTGCGATGCGTAAAGCGATTCTCAATCGCGGCGTGTCGGTGATTGTGATCCCCGGCGATGTCGCGCTGCAGCCTGCGCCGGAAAGCGCACGTAGCGAATGGTATCCGCCACAGCTGCCGCATGTGGTGCCGTCCGCCAGCGAAGTGGCGCGCTTAGCCGAAACGCTGAACGCGGCGGAAAATATTACCCTGCTGTGCGGCAGCGGTTGCGCTGGTGCGCACGCCGAAGTGGTTAAGCTGGCGGAGACGCTGAAAGCGCCGGTGGTGCATGCAATGCGCGGTAAAGAGCACATTGAATACGATAATCCTTATGATGTCGGCATGACCGGCCTGATCGGCTTTTCGTCCGGCTTCCACGCGATGATGAACGCCGACACGCTGGTGCTGCTTGGAACACAATTCCCCTACCGCGCGTTCTATCCTGCGGATGCCAAAATCATTCAGATTGACATCAATCCTGGCAGTCTCGGCTCGCACAGCCATGTCGATATGGCACTCGTCGGCGATATCAAAACGACCCTGCATGCGCTGCAACCGCAGCTCACCAGCAAAACCGATCGTCAGCATCTGGACAAAGCACTGGAGCATTATGTCGATGCGCGTAAAGGGCTCGACGAGCTGGCAACCGCCAACGATAAACTGCCGATTCACCCGCAGTATCTGGCACAGCAAATCAGTGAATATGCCGATGATGACGCCATCTTTACCTGCGACGTCGGTACGCCTACCGTGTGGGCAGCGCGCTATCTGAAGATGAACGGTAAGCGTCGCCTGATTGGCTCGTTCAATCACGGTTCAATGGCCAACGCCATGCCCCAGGCATTAGGCGCACAAGCGCTGAATAAGCAGCGTCAGGTGGTTGCGCTATGCGGGGACGGTGGATTTAGCATGCTAATGGGTGATTTCATTTCAGTGGCACAGCTGAAACTGCCGGTGAAACTGGTGATTTTCAATAACAGCGTGCTGGGCTTTGTGGCGATGGAGATGAAAGCCGGTGGCTATCTCACCGATGGCACCGATCTGGAGAACCCGGATTTTGCCGCCATTGCCGCCGCCTGCGGCATTAAAGGTATCCGTGTGGAGAAAGCCTCCGAACTGAACGGCGCGCTGCAGGAAGCCTTTGCCCATGATGGTCCGGTGCTGATTGACGCGATTACCGCGAAGGAAGAGTTGTCGATGCCGCCGCAGATCAAAGCCGAACAGGCCAAGGGATTCAGCCTGTACATGATGCGCGCCATTCTGAATGGGCGCGGTGATGAGATCGTGGAGCTAGCGAAAACCAACTGGCTAAGGTAA
- a CDS encoding heavy metal-binding domain-containing protein, which produces MKFSTTPTLEGHSISEYCGVVAGEAILGANIFRDFFAGIRDIVGGRSGAYEKELRKARQIAFQELEEQAKALGANAVVGIDIDYETVGKEGSMLMVSVTGTAVIIR; this is translated from the coding sequence ATGAAGTTTTCCACTACGCCAACGCTGGAAGGGCACAGCATCAGTGAATATTGCGGTGTCGTCGCTGGTGAAGCGATTCTGGGGGCCAATATCTTCCGCGACTTCTTCGCGGGTATCCGCGATATCGTGGGTGGACGCTCGGGGGCTTACGAAAAAGAGTTACGCAAAGCGCGGCAGATCGCCTTTCAAGAGCTGGAAGAGCAGGCCAAAGCGCTTGGCGCCAATGCGGTGGTAGGTATCGATATTGACTACGAAACGGTAGGTAAAGAAGGCAGCATGTTGATGGTGAGCGTTACTGGCACAGCCGTGATTATTCGCTAA
- the artJ gene encoding arginine ABC transporter substrate-binding protein codes for MKKWIVAAALATLAMNAYAAEKIRFASSATYPPFESLDHDNQIVGFDIDLAKALCQQMKADCTFTNNAFDSLIPSLKFRRYDAVISGMDITADRSKQVDFTQPYYANSAIVIAHKGQFTDFSQLKGKRVGVENGTTHQKYLLEKHPEVIAVAYDSYQNAILDLKNGRLNGVFGDTAVVNQWLKANDDLSAVGEHITDTDFFGTGLGIAVRKGNEPLLNELNSALVALKANGTWQQINQKWFPE; via the coding sequence ATGAAAAAATGGATCGTTGCTGCTGCACTGGCAACTCTGGCAATGAATGCTTATGCGGCCGAAAAAATCCGCTTTGCCTCTTCCGCAACTTACCCGCCGTTTGAATCCCTCGATCACGACAACCAGATTGTGGGTTTTGATATCGATCTGGCAAAAGCCTTGTGCCAGCAAATGAAAGCGGATTGCACCTTCACCAACAACGCCTTTGATAGCCTGATTCCTTCGCTGAAATTCCGCCGCTATGACGCAGTAATTTCAGGTATGGATATCACTGCCGATCGCAGCAAGCAGGTCGATTTCACCCAGCCTTATTATGCTAACTCCGCCATCGTTATTGCCCATAAAGGTCAGTTCACCGACTTCAGCCAGCTGAAAGGCAAGCGCGTCGGCGTGGAGAACGGCACCACGCATCAGAAATACCTGCTGGAGAAACACCCTGAAGTGATCGCGGTGGCCTATGACAGCTATCAAAACGCGATTCTCGATTTGAAAAATGGTCGCCTGAATGGCGTGTTTGGTGATACGGCGGTGGTCAATCAGTGGCTGAAGGCCAATGACGATCTCAGTGCGGTGGGTGAGCACATCACCGATACCGACTTCTTCGGCACCGGCTTAGGCATTGCGGTACGTAAAGGCAACGAACCGCTGCTGAACGAGCTGAATAGTGCGTTAGTCGCGCTGAAGGCCAACGGCACCTGGCAGCAGATCAATCAGAAGTGGTTCCCGGAATAA
- the artP gene encoding arginine ABC transporter ATP-binding protein ArtP yields the protein MSIQLNAINCFYGAHQALFDINLACPQGETLVLLGPSGAGKSSLLRVLNLLEQPRSGSLHIAGNQFDFAKPPSDSAIRELRQNVGMVFQQYNLWPHLTVVQNLIEAPCRVLGLSKDAARARAEKLLDRLRLTPYADRFPLHLSGGQQQRVAIARALMMEPQVLLFDEPTAALDPEITAQIVSIIRELAQTNITQVIVTHEVEVARKTASRVVYMENGHIVEQGDASHFTQPQTDAFANYLSH from the coding sequence ATGAGTATTCAACTAAACGCCATAAACTGTTTTTACGGTGCCCACCAGGCACTGTTCGATATCAACCTGGCTTGTCCGCAGGGAGAAACGCTGGTGTTGCTCGGCCCGAGTGGCGCGGGTAAAAGTTCGCTCCTGCGCGTCCTTAATTTGCTGGAGCAGCCGCGCTCTGGCAGCCTGCACATTGCCGGTAACCAATTCGATTTCGCCAAGCCACCTTCTGACAGCGCCATTCGTGAACTGCGCCAGAATGTCGGCATGGTGTTTCAGCAATACAATCTGTGGCCGCACCTTACCGTGGTGCAAAACCTGATTGAAGCGCCCTGCCGCGTGCTCGGCCTCAGCAAGGATGCCGCGCGTGCGCGTGCTGAAAAGCTGCTGGATCGCCTGCGTCTGACGCCCTATGCCGATCGCTTTCCGCTGCACCTTTCTGGCGGTCAGCAGCAGCGCGTCGCCATTGCGCGTGCGCTGATGATGGAGCCGCAGGTGCTGCTGTTCGATGAGCCAACTGCCGCGCTCGACCCGGAAATCACCGCCCAGATCGTGAGCATTATTCGTGAGCTGGCACAGACCAACATCACGCAAGTGATCGTGACACATGAAGTGGAAGTGGCGCGTAAAACCGCCAGCCGCGTGGTGTACATGGAAAACGGTCATATTGTTGAGCAAGGCGATGCCAGCCACTTTACACAGCCGCAAACCGACGCGTTTGCTAATTATCTTTCGCATTAA
- a CDS encoding lipoprotein has translation MRTHAFALLIPAALLLSACTTVEPVIKDNGPRTAACIDGGPDSVAQQFYDLRVSQPTQGLPDSTQLAKYRPYLSDRLYQKLLSASSQNPKPAAWTSGDLFSSLAQGPTSADVASASTIPNRDARNIPLRVDLSRDDKKWHDEVLMIHEGTCWVVDDVRYVSDVPHVNGGSLTQLLEAKK, from the coding sequence ATGAGAACCCATGCCTTTGCGCTGCTTATTCCCGCGGCGTTGCTGCTAAGTGCTTGTACCACCGTAGAACCGGTCATTAAGGATAATGGCCCGCGCACCGCGGCCTGTATTGATGGCGGCCCGGATAGCGTGGCGCAGCAGTTCTACGATTTACGCGTCAGCCAGCCAACACAGGGCTTACCAGATAGCACCCAGCTGGCGAAATACCGCCCTTACCTGAGCGATCGTTTGTATCAGAAACTGCTGAGTGCCAGCAGCCAGAACCCGAAACCGGCGGCGTGGACCAGCGGCGACCTGTTCTCCAGCCTCGCGCAAGGCCCGACGTCGGCCGATGTGGCCAGCGCCTCTACCATTCCTAATCGCGACGCGCGCAATATCCCGCTGCGCGTGGATTTGAGTCGCGACGATAAAAAGTGGCATGACGAAGTACTGATGATCCACGAAGGCACCTGCTGGGTGGTTGATGATGTGCGTTATGTCAGTGATGTACCGCACGTCAATGGCGGTTCATTGACGCAGCTGCTGGAAGCGAAAAAGTAG
- the ltaE gene encoding low-specificity L-threonine aldolase: MIDLRSDTVTRPSAAMLDAMMAAETGDDVYRDDPTVHALEVEAARLSGKAAALFFPTGTQANLVALLCHCQRGDEYIVGQQAHNYKYEAGGAAVLGSIQPQPILHAEDGSLPLADVAAAIKPDDFHFARTRLLSLENTHHGKVLPLSYLEQAWKFTRERKLALHIDGARIFNAVVAQNVALEAIARYCDTLTICLSKGLGTPIGSLLCGSEAYIEEARRWRKMTGGGMRQSGILAAAGLYALKHNVARLKDDHDNAAWLGEQLSAIGVEVVNQHTNMLFVKVPAENVEALKSWMQSGEVLISVGPITRIVTHLDVSREDLQRLVAHWQAFLQQ; encoded by the coding sequence GTGATCGATTTACGCAGTGATACCGTAACCCGCCCCAGTGCCGCCATGCTGGATGCCATGATGGCGGCCGAAACCGGCGATGATGTCTACCGTGATGATCCTACCGTTCACGCACTGGAAGTTGAAGCCGCACGTTTGAGCGGCAAAGCCGCTGCCCTGTTCTTCCCCACCGGTACGCAAGCGAATTTGGTTGCGCTGCTGTGTCACTGCCAGCGCGGAGATGAATACATCGTTGGCCAGCAGGCGCACAACTACAAATATGAAGCCGGCGGCGCAGCGGTACTTGGCAGCATTCAGCCCCAGCCGATTTTGCATGCTGAAGATGGGTCACTGCCGCTGGCCGACGTGGCTGCCGCCATCAAACCCGATGATTTCCACTTCGCCCGTACGCGCCTGTTGAGCCTGGAAAATACCCATCATGGTAAAGTACTGCCGCTGAGCTATCTGGAGCAGGCGTGGAAATTCACCCGCGAGCGTAAGCTGGCGCTGCACATTGATGGCGCCCGTATTTTTAACGCCGTGGTGGCGCAGAATGTTGCGCTGGAAGCGATTGCGCGCTATTGCGACACCTTAACTATTTGCCTGTCAAAAGGCCTCGGTACGCCGATCGGTTCGCTGCTGTGTGGCAGTGAAGCCTATATTGAAGAAGCGCGCCGCTGGCGCAAAATGACCGGCGGCGGCATGCGTCAATCCGGCATTCTGGCCGCAGCGGGGCTGTATGCGCTAAAGCATAATGTGGCGCGTCTCAAGGACGATCATGATAACGCTGCGTGGCTGGGCGAGCAGCTAAGCGCCATCGGCGTTGAGGTGGTCAATCAGCACACCAATATGCTGTTTGTGAAAGTGCCGGCAGAGAACGTTGAAGCACTGAAGAGCTGGATGCAGTCGGGCGAGGTGTTAATCAGCGTGGGCCCCATAACGCGCATTGTGACGCATCTGGATGTCAGCCGTGAGGATCTGCAACGGCTGGTGGCGCACTGGCAGGCATTCCTGCAGCAGTAA
- a CDS encoding N-acetylmuramoyl-L-alanine amidase, with protein sequence MRGVVLLVMALLLSACHSSIEARHGYWVDTAHPAQGARPRIKVVVIHYTAEDFSSSLATLTDREVSAHYLIPQHPPQKKGQGVIWQLVPESQLAWHAGPSFWRGATRINDTSIGIEMVNSGYRRTLTGLQWQPFTPTQISALVALVQDITQRYGITPENVVGHSDIAPQRKQDPGPLFPWQQLAEHGLGAWPEPGTVKRYLYGRAAEDAVDQAELLDALQRYGYDVSAATTPQMQRKLIAAFQMHFRPRDYRGSADAETLAIARALLAKYGAAQ encoded by the coding sequence ATGCGCGGAGTGGTCCTGCTGGTGATGGCGCTATTGTTGAGCGCTTGTCACTCATCGATTGAAGCGCGTCACGGGTATTGGGTGGATACCGCTCATCCAGCCCAGGGCGCGCGGCCGCGCATTAAAGTGGTGGTCATTCATTACACCGCTGAGGATTTTTCCAGTTCACTGGCAACGCTGACCGATCGTGAAGTTAGCGCGCATTACCTGATTCCGCAGCATCCTCCGCAGAAAAAAGGCCAGGGCGTGATCTGGCAACTGGTGCCGGAGAGCCAGTTAGCCTGGCATGCGGGGCCCAGCTTCTGGCGCGGCGCAACGCGCATCAATGACACCTCGATTGGCATTGAAATGGTTAATAGCGGCTACCGCCGTACCTTAACGGGGTTACAGTGGCAGCCTTTCACTCCGACGCAAATCAGTGCGCTGGTGGCGCTGGTGCAAGATATCACTCAGCGCTACGGTATCACGCCGGAAAATGTGGTGGGTCACAGCGATATTGCGCCGCAGCGCAAGCAAGATCCGGGGCCACTTTTTCCCTGGCAGCAGCTGGCGGAACATGGCCTGGGTGCCTGGCCAGAGCCCGGAACGGTAAAGCGTTATCTGTATGGTCGTGCAGCGGAAGACGCAGTGGATCAAGCAGAATTACTGGATGCACTGCAGCGCTATGGTTACGACGTCTCGGCAGCGACAACGCCACAGATGCAGCGCAAGCTGATTGCGGCGTTTCAGATGCATTTCCGCCCGCGTGATTATCGCGGTAGCGCCGATGCCGAAACCCTGGCGATTGCCCGCGCGTTATTAGCGAAGTACGGTGCGGCGCAGTGA
- the artQ gene encoding arginine ABC transporter permease ArtQ produces MNEMIPLASAAGMTVGLAVCALIAGLVLAMIFAGWESVRWKPLAWIGTGLVTLIRGLPEILVVLFIYFGASQLLLTLSDGFHINLGLFNIPVQVQIENFDVSPFLCGVIALAMLYSAYASQTLRGALKAVPVGQWESGQALGMKKSAIFLRLIMPQMWRHALPGLGNQWLVLLKDTALVSLISVNDLMLQTKSIATRTQEPFTWYLVAAAIYLIITLFSQAVLRRIELRTTRFERGA; encoded by the coding sequence ATGAATGAAATGATTCCACTCGCAAGCGCCGCCGGCATGACCGTCGGCCTTGCCGTTTGTGCACTGATCGCCGGCCTTGTGCTGGCGATGATTTTTGCTGGCTGGGAATCGGTGCGCTGGAAACCGCTGGCGTGGATTGGTACTGGCCTGGTGACACTGATTCGTGGCCTGCCGGAAATTCTGGTGGTGCTGTTTATCTATTTCGGTGCATCACAGCTGCTGCTCACCCTGTCCGATGGCTTCCACATTAATCTTGGCCTGTTCAACATCCCGGTGCAGGTGCAGATCGAGAACTTCGACGTCAGTCCCTTCCTGTGTGGCGTGATTGCGCTGGCGATGCTCTATTCCGCCTATGCGTCACAAACCCTGCGCGGCGCGCTTAAAGCGGTGCCGGTAGGACAATGGGAATCGGGCCAGGCGCTCGGCATGAAAAAATCGGCAATTTTTCTGCGCCTGATTATGCCGCAGATGTGGCGTCACGCCTTACCTGGCCTCGGTAACCAATGGCTGGTGCTGCTGAAAGATACGGCGTTAGTCTCGCTGATCAGCGTTAACGATTTGATGCTACAAACCAAAAGCATTGCCACGCGCACGCAAGAACCTTTTACCTGGTATTTGGTGGCGGCGGCGATTTATTTGATTATTACCCTGTTCAGTCAGGCAGTGCTGCGCCGTATTGAATTGCGCACCACGCGTTTCGAGCGGGGGGCCTAA
- the artM gene encoding arginine ABC transporter permease ArtM, which translates to MLDYLPELLKGLHTSLTLTVASLIAALVLSVLCTIVLALKVPILNWLVKGYITLFTGTPLLVQIFLIYYGPGQFPSIQNIPWLWHLLSQPWLCALLALSLNSAAYTTQLFYGAVRAIPSGQWQSCAALGMNRKDTLRILLPYAFKRALSSYSNEVVLVFKSTSLAYTITLMEVMGHGQLLYGRTYDISVYAAAGLIYLVVNGLLTLMMRLVEKRALAFERRN; encoded by the coding sequence ATGCTGGATTATTTACCCGAGCTGCTTAAAGGGCTGCATACCAGCCTAACGCTGACCGTGGCCTCGTTGATTGCTGCGCTGGTACTGTCCGTGCTGTGCACCATTGTACTGGCACTCAAAGTCCCGATACTGAATTGGCTGGTGAAAGGCTATATCACGCTGTTTACCGGCACGCCGCTGCTGGTGCAGATCTTCCTGATTTATTACGGACCCGGACAGTTCCCCAGCATCCAGAATATTCCGTGGCTGTGGCATCTGCTGTCACAACCCTGGCTGTGTGCGCTGCTGGCGCTGTCGCTTAACAGTGCCGCCTACACCACCCAGCTGTTTTACGGTGCGGTGCGCGCCATTCCATCCGGTCAATGGCAATCCTGCGCTGCGCTGGGAATGAATCGCAAAGACACGCTGCGTATTCTGCTGCCGTACGCCTTCAAGCGCGCCCTTTCGTCTTATTCCAACGAAGTGGTGCTGGTGTTTAAAAGTACTTCACTGGCTTACACCATTACGCTGATGGAAGTGATGGGGCACGGGCAGCTGCTGTATGGCCGCACCTACGATATCTCGGTGTACGCTGCCGCGGGCCTGATCTATCTGGTGGTTAACGGTTTGCTGACGCTGATGATGCGCCTGGTAGAGAAGCGCGCGCTGGCGTTTGAACGCCGCAACTGA
- the rlmC gene encoding 23S rRNA (uracil(747)-C(5))-methyltransferase RlmC: protein MHCALYDAGRCRSCQWLEKPYPQQLNDKQSLLEQLLAERPVAEWLPPVASGQQGFRNKAKMVVSGSVERPILGMVARDGEPVDLCACPLYPASFGAVFEVLKPFIARAGLTPYNVARKRGELKFLLLTESTQGGMMLRFVLRSTSKLAQLRAALPWLQQQLPQLKVISANIQPVHMAILEGDEEIALTPDQALAEKFNQVPLYIRPQSFFQTNPHVAADLYATARDWVAQLPVSSMWDLFCGVGGFGLHCATSEMQLTGIEISAEAIACAQQSAQQLGLEKVSFAALDSTQFATSREAVPQLVLVNPPRRGIGAELCAYLTEMAPDYILYSSCNPASMAQDIARLADYGISRVQLFDMFPHTAHFEVLCLLSK from the coding sequence ATGCATTGCGCGCTTTATGATGCCGGCCGCTGTCGCTCTTGCCAGTGGCTGGAAAAACCCTACCCGCAACAGCTCAATGATAAGCAGTCGTTGCTGGAGCAGCTGCTGGCGGAAAGGCCAGTCGCCGAATGGCTGCCGCCGGTGGCATCCGGTCAGCAGGGGTTTCGTAATAAAGCCAAAATGGTGGTCAGTGGCAGCGTTGAGCGGCCCATTCTCGGCATGGTGGCGCGCGACGGTGAACCGGTTGATCTGTGCGCCTGTCCGCTCTATCCCGCTAGCTTTGGCGCGGTGTTTGAGGTACTCAAACCCTTTATCGCGCGTGCGGGTTTAACACCCTACAACGTAGCGCGCAAACGCGGTGAGCTGAAGTTTCTGCTGCTGACCGAAAGCACGCAGGGCGGCATGATGTTGCGTTTTGTACTGCGCTCCACCAGTAAGCTGGCACAGCTGCGTGCGGCACTGCCCTGGCTGCAGCAGCAGTTGCCGCAGCTGAAAGTCATCTCCGCCAATATTCAACCGGTGCATATGGCGATTCTTGAAGGGGATGAAGAGATTGCGCTGACGCCAGATCAGGCGCTGGCGGAAAAATTTAATCAGGTGCCGCTCTATATTCGCCCGCAAAGCTTCTTCCAGACCAATCCCCATGTTGCCGCGGATCTGTATGCCACCGCACGTGATTGGGTCGCACAGCTGCCGGTGAGCAGTATGTGGGATCTGTTTTGTGGCGTCGGCGGATTTGGTTTGCACTGCGCCACGTCTGAGATGCAGCTGACCGGCATCGAAATCAGCGCCGAAGCCATTGCCTGCGCGCAGCAGTCGGCGCAGCAATTGGGTTTGGAGAAGGTGAGTTTTGCCGCACTGGATTCAACGCAGTTTGCGACATCACGCGAAGCCGTGCCGCAGCTGGTGCTGGTCAATCCGCCGCGTCGCGGCATTGGTGCTGAGTTGTGTGCTTATCTCACTGAGATGGCACCCGATTACATTCTTTATTCCAGCTGCAATCCGGCCAGCATGGCGCAGGATATCGCGCGTCTGGCGGATTACGGCATTAGCCGCGTGCAGCTGTTCGATATGTTTCCGCATACCGCGCATTTTGAAGTGCTGTGTTTGCTCAGCAAATAA